In a genomic window of Primulina huaijiensis isolate GDHJ02 chromosome 10, ASM1229523v2, whole genome shotgun sequence:
- the LOC140985757 gene encoding cell division control protein 48 homolog C-like — MSCPLARGRFSVQTIVKWEEVGGLLSLKKELEKYIVYPIKALKDNQDFWNDQWTRILLYGPPGCGKTLIAKAVANKVGANFIPFQGLGMLCEVDKDLKSALRKMFDEARAHTPCILFFDHVDVFCIKSGEKGGYVMEQLFSQLLLELEKLEAARGVYVIGTTNRPDLLDPALLTRKGFNKILHVPLPSPEERGLILTAIGPRKKIDVGVDLMALGQRCEGFSGADLVGLIDEAAMFAMEEVFCLDKTIKEEHFKKALEKITPSVWEKVHTCYTYVITL; from the exons ATGTCATGTCCTTTGGCTAGAGGACGATTTTCTGTGCAGACAATTGTCAAGTGGGAAGAAGTTGGAGGGCTTCTATCGCTAAAAAAAGAGCTCGAAAAATATATAGTTTACCCAATAAAGGCCCTTAAAGATAATCAG GACTTCTGGAATGATCAATGGACTAGAATTTTGCTGTATGGCCCTCCAGGCTGTGGCAAGACGCTGATTGCGAAGGCTGTTGCAAACAAAGTCGGAGCAAATTTCATTCCTTTTCAG GGCCTTGGAATGCTATGTGAAGTTGACAAGGATCTCAAATCAGCGTTGAGGAAAATGTTCGACGAGGCAAGAGCACATACTCCATGCATACTCTTCTTTGATCAC GTGGATGTATTCTGCATAAAGTCTGGTGAAAAAGGTGGATATGTCATGGAGCAACTTTTCAGTCAG CTACTATTGGAGCTTGAAAAGTTAGAAGCAGCACGGGGTGTTTATGTCATCGGTACCACAAATAG ACCTGATCTTTTGGATCCAGCTCTTCTTACACGTAaaggatttaataaaattttgcaCGTTCCTCTCCCTTCTCCAGAGGAACGAGGATTGATCCTCACAGCCATTGGTCCTAGGAAAAAGATAGATGTCGGGGTCGATCTTATGGCTCTTGGACAAAGATGTGAAGGTTTTAGTGGAGCGGATTTGGTTGGTCTG ATCGATGAAGCTGCCATGTTTGCCATGGAAGAGGTGTTTTGTTTG gacaagaccATAAAAGAGGAGCATTTCAAGAAAGCCTTAGAGAAGATCACGCCATCTGTTTGGGAAAAGGTGCATACTTGCTACACATATGTGATTACCTTGTAA
- the LOC140986568 gene encoding probable protein phosphatase 2C 10, translating to MDNFCCFTSKSSSFGSGKGRSNLGPVKYGVSLVKGKANHPMEDFHVAKFVQFQRRELGLFSIYDGHLGDSVPAYLQKHLFSNILKEEEFWADTGRSIAKAYERTDQAILSHNPELGRGGSTAVNAILIDCRRLWVANVGDSRAVLSRRGQAIQMTIDHEPNAERDDIENRGGFVSNMPGDVARVNGQLAVSRAFGDKNLKSHLRSDPDVTNTDVDNETELLILASDGLWKVMSNQEAVDIAKKIKDPQKAAKQLAVEALNRDSKDDISCIVVRF from the exons ATGGATAATTTTTGCTGTTTCACCTCAAAG AGTTCTTCATTTGGCTCTGGCAAGGGAAGAAGCAATCTTGGGCCTGTCAAGTATGGAGTCAGTTTAGTAAAAGGGAAGGCAAATCATCCTATGGAGGATTTCCATGTGGCTAAATTTGTGCAGTTTCAACGCCGTGAGCTAGGGCTATTCTCTATTTATGATGGCCATCTTGGAGATAGCGTGCCAGCATACTTACAGAAGCATTTGTTTTCAAACATCTTGAAGGAG GAGGAGTTTTGGGCAGATACTGGCAGGTCTATAGCAAAAGCATACGAGAGAACGGATCAGGCGATTCTCTCACACAATCCTGAGCTGGGTAGAGGTGGATCCACTGCGGTAAATGCGATTCTTATCGACTGCAGACGGCTTTGGGTGGCCAATGTTGGAGATTCAAGAGCAGTGCTTTCCAGGAGGGGACAAGCTATACAGATGACTATTGATCACGAGCCAAACGCGGAGAGAGACGACATCGAGAACAGAGGCGGATTTGTCTCCAACATGCCTG GAGATGTTGCAAGAGTAAACGGGCAGTTAGCCGTTTCTCGTGCATTTGGAGATAAGAACTTAAAGTCTCACCTACGATCCGACCCTGATGTCACCAATACTGATGTTGATAACGAAACTGAGCTCCTCATTCTTGCCAGCGATGGCTTATGGAAG GTGATGTCGAATCAAGAAGCCGTGGATATTGCAAAGAAGATAAAAGATCCACAGAAGGCGGCCAAACAATTGGCTGTGGAAGCTCTAAATCGAGACAGTAAAGATGATATCTCCTGCATCGTTGTCCGGTTCTAG